In one Pseudomonas sp. R84 genomic region, the following are encoded:
- the dbpA gene encoding ATP-dependent RNA helicase DbpA, whose product MTTIATAFNTLPLSAAMLANLESLGYAQMTPIQAQSLPVILKGMDLIAQAKTGSGKTAAFGIGLLNPINPRYFGCQALVICPTRELADQVAKEIRRLARAEDNIKVLTLCGGVSFGPQIASLEHGAHIIVGTPGRIQQHLRKGSLVLDGLNTLILDEADRMLDMGFYDAIEDIIIKTPERRQTLLFSATYPVGIKQLASKFMRDPQTVKAEAFHDDTQIEQRFYEISPEDRMSVVTKVLHHFRPASCVAFCFTKQQVQETVDHLTAKGISAVGLHGDLEQRDRDQVLAMFANRSTSVLVATDVAARGLDIDALDMVINVELARDSEIHIHRVGRTGRAGEKGIAISLVAPGEAHRAQAIEQLQKSPLNWDQVDNLKSQGLAPLQPPMTTLCIGAGRKDKVRPGDILGALTGDAGIPGAQVGKIAIFDFQAYVAVDRTVAMQALQRLNDGKIKGRSLRVRIL is encoded by the coding sequence GTGACCACCATCGCCACCGCTTTTAATACTCTGCCGCTGTCCGCCGCCATGCTGGCTAACCTCGAATCCCTCGGTTATGCCCAGATGACGCCGATCCAGGCGCAGAGCTTGCCGGTGATCCTCAAGGGGATGGACCTGATCGCCCAGGCCAAGACCGGCAGCGGCAAGACCGCCGCGTTCGGTATCGGCCTGCTGAACCCGATCAACCCGCGCTACTTCGGTTGCCAGGCACTGGTGATCTGCCCGACCCGTGAGCTGGCCGACCAGGTCGCCAAGGAAATCCGTCGTCTGGCCCGTGCCGAAGACAACATCAAAGTGCTGACCCTGTGCGGCGGCGTGTCGTTCGGCCCGCAGATCGCTTCGCTGGAACACGGCGCGCACATCATCGTCGGCACCCCTGGCCGTATCCAGCAGCACCTGCGCAAGGGTTCACTGGTCCTCGATGGCCTGAACACGCTGATCCTCGACGAAGCCGATCGCATGCTCGACATGGGTTTCTACGACGCCATTGAAGACATCATCATCAAGACCCCGGAGCGTCGTCAGACCCTGCTGTTCTCCGCGACTTACCCGGTGGGCATCAAGCAACTGGCGTCGAAATTCATGCGTGATCCGCAAACGGTGAAAGCCGAAGCGTTCCACGATGACACGCAGATCGAGCAGCGGTTCTACGAGATCTCCCCGGAAGACCGCATGAGCGTGGTGACCAAAGTCCTGCACCACTTCCGCCCGGCTTCATGCGTGGCGTTCTGCTTTACCAAGCAGCAGGTTCAGGAAACCGTAGATCACCTGACTGCCAAAGGCATTTCCGCTGTCGGCCTGCACGGCGATCTGGAACAGCGTGATCGCGATCAGGTGCTGGCAATGTTCGCCAACCGCAGTACTTCGGTACTGGTTGCCACCGACGTCGCCGCACGCGGTCTGGACATTGATGCGCTGGACATGGTGATCAACGTCGAACTGGCGCGCGATTCGGAAATCCACATTCACCGCGTTGGCCGTACCGGTCGTGCTGGCGAGAAAGGCATCGCGATCAGCCTGGTTGCTCCGGGTGAAGCGCACCGCGCGCAAGCCATCGAACAGCTGCAGAAATCGCCGCTCAACTGGGATCAGGTCGATAACCTCAAGTCCCAGGGCCTCGCCCCGCTGCAGCCGCCGATGACCACGCTGTGCATCGGTGCTGGTCGTAAAGACAAGGTTCGCCCGGGCGACATTCTCGGTGCATTGACTGGCGACGCCGGCATTCCCGGTGCACAGGTGGGCAAGATCGCCATCTTCGATTTCCAGGCTTATGTAGCCGTGGACCGCACCGTGGCCATGCAGGCCTTGCAGCGTCTGAACGACGGCAAGATCAAAGGCCGTTCGCTGCGCGTTCGCATCCTTTAA
- the betA gene encoding choline dehydrogenase, which yields MTQEYDYIIIGAGSAGNTLATRLTEDAGVTVLLLEAGGPDYRFDFRTQMPAALAFPLQGRRYNWAYETDPEPHMDGRRMECGRGKGLGGSSLINGMCYIRGNAMDYDGWAKLPGLENWSYLDCLPYFRKAETRDIGPNDYHGGEGPVSVTTPKAGNNPLFHAMVEAGVQAGYPRTEDLNGYQQEGFGPMDRTVTPNGRRASTARGYLDTAKKRSTLTIVTHALTDKILFEGKRAVGVRYLVGDAEERVEVKARKEVLLCSGAIASPQILQRSGVGPAELLKSLDIPVVHDLPGVGENLQDHLELYLQYACTQPVSLYPSLLWYNQPAIGAEWLFNGTGIGASNQFEAGGFIRSRPEFEWPNIQYHFLPVAINYNGSNGVKEHGFQAHMGSMRSPSRGRIQAKSKDPRQHPSILFNYMATEQDWQEFRDGIRLTREIMQQPALDAFRGREISPGIEVQTDEQLDKFIREHAETAFHPSCSCKMGTDEMAVVDGEGRVHGMQSLRVVDASIMPIITTGNLNAPTIMIAEKIADKIRGRQPLPRSTAAYYVAGDAPVKGKPMRDITPVAQ from the coding sequence ATGACTCAAGAATACGACTACATCATCATAGGGGCCGGCTCTGCAGGTAACACACTTGCGACCCGTCTGACTGAAGACGCCGGCGTCACCGTTCTGCTGCTTGAAGCAGGCGGCCCGGACTACCGTTTCGACTTCCGCACGCAAATGCCGGCGGCACTGGCATTCCCGCTGCAAGGTCGTCGTTACAACTGGGCGTACGAAACCGATCCAGAGCCACACATGGACGGTCGTCGGATGGAATGCGGTCGCGGCAAAGGCCTCGGCGGTTCCTCGCTGATCAACGGCATGTGCTACATCCGCGGTAACGCGATGGACTACGACGGCTGGGCGAAACTGCCAGGCCTGGAAAACTGGTCGTACCTCGACTGCCTGCCGTACTTCCGCAAAGCCGAAACCCGCGACATCGGCCCGAACGACTACCACGGTGGTGAAGGCCCGGTCAGCGTGACCACGCCGAAGGCGGGCAACAACCCGCTGTTCCACGCCATGGTTGAAGCCGGCGTGCAAGCCGGTTACCCGCGCACCGAAGACCTGAACGGTTACCAGCAGGAAGGCTTCGGCCCGATGGACCGCACCGTGACGCCGAACGGCCGTCGTGCATCCACCGCCCGTGGTTACCTCGACACCGCGAAAAAGCGTTCGACCCTGACCATCGTCACCCACGCCCTGACCGACAAGATCCTGTTCGAAGGCAAGCGTGCCGTTGGCGTGCGTTACCTGGTCGGCGACGCCGAAGAGCGCGTTGAAGTCAAAGCGCGCAAAGAAGTGCTGCTGTGCTCCGGCGCCATCGCTTCGCCGCAGATTCTGCAGCGCTCCGGTGTCGGCCCTGCCGAACTGCTGAAGTCGCTCGACATCCCGGTGGTTCACGATCTGCCAGGCGTCGGTGAAAACCTGCAGGATCACCTTGAGCTGTACTTGCAATATGCGTGCACCCAGCCGGTTTCGCTGTACCCGTCGCTGCTCTGGTACAACCAGCCAGCCATCGGTGCCGAGTGGCTGTTCAACGGCACCGGCATCGGCGCCAGCAACCAGTTCGAAGCCGGCGGTTTCATCCGTTCGCGTCCGGAATTCGAATGGCCGAACATCCAGTACCACTTCCTGCCGGTAGCGATTAACTACAACGGCAGCAACGGTGTGAAAGAGCACGGTTTCCAGGCGCACATGGGTTCCATGCGTTCGCCAAGCCGTGGTCGCATCCAGGCCAAGTCGAAAGACCCGCGCCAGCACCCGAGCATCCTGTTCAACTACATGGCCACCGAGCAGGACTGGCAGGAATTCCGCGACGGCATCCGCCTGACCCGCGAAATCATGCAACAGCCTGCGCTCGACGCCTTCCGTGGCCGCGAAATCAGCCCGGGCATCGAAGTGCAAACCGATGAGCAACTCGACAAGTTCATCCGCGAGCACGCCGAAACCGCGTTCCACCCGTCCTGCTCGTGCAAGATGGGCACCGACGAGATGGCTGTGGTGGATGGCGAAGGTCGCGTGCACGGCATGCAGAGCCTGCGTGTGGTCGATGCCTCGATCATGCCGATCATCACCACCGGCAACCTCAACGCGCCGACGATCATGATCGCCGAGAAAATCGCCGACAAGATCCGTGGCCGCCAGCCGCTGCCGCGTAGCACCGCTGCTTACTATGTAGCGGGCGATGCGCCGGTAAAGGGCAAGCCGATGCGTGATATCACCCCGGTTGCTCAGTAA
- a CDS encoding TldD/PmbA family protein — translation MFDFHPQLKQRFAALRTGAEFFSLRYVRESGQYLSVRKNVAEPPSLSRDEGAMLTVRVNGVEAYAATNDLSQQGLQAALERAEIQARRLKPHALLDLRDQPVSSDRADYFSPNLEQPFPSLSECFELLGAESASVPKDERLVNWQVSIGITHVEQIYLSSAGAELRQAQRFVYPGLDVTAYDGNDSQTRSLGRENFGQQGGADVISRCGLIGAGPQVADQALQLLLAPNTPQGPRDLLLMPDQMMLQIHESIGHPLELDRILGDERNYAGTSFVKASDFGSLQYGSKLLNVTFDPGIPEELASYGHDDDGSKASKQFLIRDGLLLRPLGGALSQFRAGLDGVANSRACGWNRPPIDRMANLNIEPGDQPLNKLIEGIEHGILMSTNRSWSIDDARNKFQFGCEWGQLIENGELKGVVKNPNYRAISAHFWKSLRAVGDANTVKVLGTPNCGKGEPNQVIRVGHASPACVFSNVDVFGGDA, via the coding sequence ATGTTCGATTTCCACCCCCAGCTCAAGCAGCGCTTCGCTGCCTTGCGCACGGGCGCTGAGTTCTTTTCCCTGCGGTATGTACGCGAGTCCGGGCAGTACCTGTCAGTGCGCAAGAACGTCGCCGAACCGCCGAGCCTGAGCCGCGACGAAGGCGCAATGCTCACCGTGCGCGTCAATGGCGTTGAGGCCTACGCGGCGACCAACGATCTCTCGCAACAAGGCCTGCAAGCCGCGCTTGAACGCGCTGAGATTCAGGCCCGCCGCCTGAAGCCGCACGCCTTGCTCGACCTGCGCGATCAGCCAGTGTCCAGCGATCGCGCTGATTACTTTTCGCCCAATCTTGAACAACCCTTCCCGTCCCTGAGCGAATGCTTCGAGCTGCTCGGCGCGGAATCCGCCTCGGTGCCAAAGGATGAGCGCCTGGTGAATTGGCAAGTGAGCATCGGCATTACTCACGTCGAACAGATCTATCTGAGCAGCGCCGGGGCTGAATTGCGTCAGGCCCAGCGCTTCGTCTACCCGGGCCTTGACGTCACCGCTTACGACGGCAACGACAGCCAGACCCGCAGCCTCGGCCGCGAGAACTTCGGCCAACAGGGCGGCGCAGACGTTATCAGCCGCTGCGGTTTGATCGGTGCCGGCCCACAGGTTGCCGATCAGGCGCTGCAACTGCTGCTTGCACCGAATACCCCGCAAGGCCCGCGCGACCTGCTGTTGATGCCCGATCAAATGATGCTGCAAATCCACGAATCCATCGGCCACCCGCTGGAACTCGACCGCATCCTCGGTGATGAACGCAATTACGCCGGCACCAGTTTCGTCAAAGCCAGCGACTTCGGCAGCCTGCAATACGGCTCGAAACTGCTCAACGTGACGTTCGATCCGGGCATTCCCGAAGAACTCGCCAGCTATGGCCACGATGACGATGGCAGCAAGGCCAGCAAACAATTCCTGATCCGCGATGGCCTGTTGTTGCGCCCGCTGGGCGGTGCGCTGTCGCAATTCCGCGCCGGTCTTGATGGCGTTGCCAACAGCCGCGCTTGCGGCTGGAACCGGCCGCCGATCGACCGCATGGCCAACCTCAACATCGAGCCGGGCGATCAGCCGCTGAACAAACTGATCGAAGGCATCGAGCACGGCATCCTGATGAGCACCAACCGCTCATGGTCGATCGACGATGCGCGCAACAAATTCCAGTTCGGCTGTGAATGGGGCCAGTTGATCGAGAACGGTGAACTCAAAGGTGTGGTGAAAAACCCGAACTACCGGGCAATTTCCGCGCACTTCTGGAAAAGCCTGCGCGCCGTCGGCGACGCCAACACCGTCAAGGTGCTGGGCACGCCGAACTGCGGCAAGGGCGAACCAAACCAGGTGATCCGCGTCGGCCACGCTTCGCCGGCCTGCGTATTCAGCAACGTTGATGTATTTGGGGGAGACGCCTGA
- the yccS gene encoding YccS family putative transporter: protein MSSTSFRQSLRRLWALDKFSYSVRVFIALTGSMALCWYQDEMGLLIPLFLGIIASALAETDDSWQGRLNALAVTLVCFSIAALSVELLFPYPIVFAIALALASFGLTMLGALGERYGAIASATLILSVYTMIGVDQRGGAVTDFWHEPMLLVAGAAWYGLLSVVWQALFSNQPVQQSLARLFRELGFYLKLKSSLFEPIRQMDVEARRLELAQQNGRVVAALNSAKEIILHRVGNGRPGSKVSRYLKLYFLAQDIHERASSSHYPYNALAEAFFHSDVLFRCQRLLRQQGKACRALAESIQMRQPFIYDASFAEALSDLDASLEHLRIQSNPAWRGLLRSLRALAANLGTLDRLLSDASNPDALADATDSSLLDRSPRNLKDVWIRLRTQLTPTSLLFRHALRLPLALSIGYGMVHLIHPSQGYWIILTTLFVCQPNYGATRRKLGQRILGTAIGLTVAWALFDLFPSPLVQSCFAIAAGVVFFTNRTTRYTLATAAITIMVLFCFNQVGDGYGLFLPRLFDTLLGSLIAGLTVFLFLPDWQGRRLNKVLANTLTCNSIYLRQIMQQYAAGKSDDLAYRLARRNAHNADAALSTTLANMLMEPGHFRKEADVGFRFLVLSHTLLSYLSGLGAHRETQLPADVREHLIDGAGVKLATSIDEIAQGLANKQPVAIQSDEEEALANELEQMADEIDEGQRLVQTQLALICRQLGPLRTLAAHLIKDSSEISGG, encoded by the coding sequence ATGTCCTCGACCTCGTTTCGTCAGTCTTTGCGGCGCCTGTGGGCGCTGGATAAATTCAGCTACAGCGTGCGGGTGTTCATCGCCCTGACCGGCAGCATGGCGCTGTGTTGGTATCAGGATGAAATGGGCCTGCTGATCCCGTTGTTCCTGGGGATTATCGCCAGCGCCCTGGCCGAGACCGACGACAGTTGGCAAGGCCGCCTCAACGCCCTTGCCGTAACGCTGGTGTGTTTCAGCATCGCCGCGCTGTCGGTGGAATTGCTCTTCCCCTACCCCATCGTGTTTGCCATTGCTTTGGCGCTGGCGAGTTTCGGCCTGACCATGCTCGGTGCGCTCGGCGAGCGTTATGGGGCGATTGCCTCGGCGACGTTGATTCTGTCGGTGTACACGATGATCGGCGTTGATCAGCGCGGCGGTGCGGTCACCGATTTCTGGCACGAACCGATGCTGCTGGTCGCCGGTGCGGCGTGGTACGGCTTGCTCTCGGTGGTGTGGCAGGCGCTGTTTTCCAACCAGCCGGTGCAGCAGAGTCTGGCGCGCTTGTTCCGTGAACTGGGTTTTTACCTGAAGCTGAAGTCATCGCTGTTCGAGCCGATCCGGCAGATGGACGTCGAAGCGCGGCGCCTGGAACTGGCCCAACAAAACGGTCGCGTGGTGGCAGCGCTGAACAGTGCCAAGGAAATCATCCTGCACCGCGTCGGCAACGGCCGTCCCGGTTCGAAAGTCAGCCGCTACCTGAAGCTGTACTTCCTCGCTCAAGACATCCACGAACGCGCCAGCTCCTCGCACTATCCGTACAACGCGCTGGCCGAAGCGTTCTTCCACAGTGACGTGCTGTTCCGCTGCCAACGCCTGTTGCGCCAGCAAGGCAAGGCCTGCCGCGCCTTGGCCGAATCGATCCAGATGCGTCAGCCATTTATTTATGACGCGAGTTTCGCCGAAGCCCTGAGCGACCTCGATGCGTCCCTCGAACACTTGCGTATTCAGAGCAATCCGGCCTGGCGCGGACTGCTGCGTTCACTGCGCGCACTGGCCGCCAACCTCGGCACCCTCGATCGTTTGCTCAGCGACGCGAGTAATCCCGATGCCTTGGCCGATGCGACCGATAGCAGCCTGCTCGACCGCTCACCGCGCAACCTCAAGGATGTGTGGATCCGCCTGCGCACGCAGCTGACGCCGACCTCTTTGTTGTTCCGCCACGCTCTGCGACTGCCCTTGGCGCTGAGTATCGGCTATGGCATGGTGCATCTGATTCACCCGTCCCAGGGTTACTGGATCATCCTCACCACTCTTTTCGTCTGCCAGCCGAACTACGGCGCGACCCGGCGCAAGCTCGGTCAACGGATCCTCGGCACCGCCATCGGCCTGACCGTGGCGTGGGCGCTGTTCGATCTGTTCCCGAGCCCGTTGGTGCAGTCCTGTTTCGCCATCGCTGCCGGCGTGGTGTTCTTTACCAACCGCACCACCCGCTACACCTTGGCGACGGCAGCGATAACCATCATGGTGCTGTTCTGCTTCAACCAGGTCGGCGACGGCTACGGGCTGTTCCTGCCACGGTTGTTCGATACGCTGCTGGGCAGCCTGATTGCCGGCCTGACGGTGTTCCTGTTCCTGCCGGACTGGCAGGGTCGACGCCTGAACAAAGTGCTGGCCAACACCCTGACCTGCAACAGCATCTACCTGCGCCAGATCATGCAGCAGTACGCCGCCGGCAAAAGTGACGACCTCGCCTATCGGCTGGCCCGACGCAACGCGCACAACGCCGATGCGGCGCTGTCGACGACGTTGGCGAACATGCTCATGGAGCCGGGGCATTTCCGTAAGGAAGCGGATGTCGGTTTTCGCTTTCTGGTGTTGTCGCACACGTTGTTGAGTTATCTGTCGGGGTTGGGCGCGCATCGGGAAACTCAGTTACCCGCTGATGTGCGCGAGCATTTGATCGATGGCGCCGGAGTGAAACTGGCGACGAGCATCGACGAAATTGCCCAGGGGCTAGCCAACAAGCAGCCGGTGGCGATTCAGAGTGATGAAGAAGAAGCGCTGGCCAATGAGCTGGAGCAGATGGCTGATGAGATCGATGAAGGGCAGCGGTTGGTGCAGACGCAACTCGCGTTGATTTGCCGGCAACTCGGACCGTTGCGCACGTTGGCGGCGCACTTGATCAAGGACAGCTCAGAAATCAGCGGCGGCTGA
- a CDS encoding metallopeptidase TldD-related protein, whose product MSISKCQSDAFKVMVNWLRDSVREPEQFTLSYAAESSAFVRFNHAKVRQAGQVQQANIVLKLINDGRHADLQVTLSGDQEGDLRRLAEGLQQLRETLPLLPQDPYLLLNHTGWQSQNVQEHPLPDTEQVVDEICAAAEGLDLVGFYAAGPISRGFASSSGAFGWHQANSFNFDFSLFHDNGEAVKASYAGHDWSSEGFAKRFAQAREQLEFLGRPLRTLAPGQYRAYLAPAALEEIMGMLSWGGFSAQSIASKSSPLQKLYVGDQAFSPLVSLDEKVSESLSPAFSGEGYPRSDLRLIVEGKAGDQLVGSRSAAEYGLAANGAGGGEMPSALNMAAGELSQAEILKQLGTGLYISNLWYLNYSDQPAARMTGMTRFATFWVENGEIQAPVSTMRFDDSAYSLLGSQLEALTAERELLLSASTYSQRNTSSALLPGALVSRLTLTL is encoded by the coding sequence ATGAGCATTTCGAAGTGTCAGTCCGACGCCTTCAAGGTCATGGTCAATTGGCTGCGCGACAGCGTGCGCGAGCCGGAGCAGTTCACCCTCAGCTACGCCGCCGAATCCTCGGCGTTCGTGCGTTTCAACCACGCCAAAGTGCGTCAGGCCGGGCAAGTACAGCAAGCCAACATCGTTCTGAAGCTGATCAACGACGGGCGTCACGCCGACCTGCAAGTCACCCTGTCCGGCGATCAGGAAGGCGATCTGCGACGCCTCGCCGAAGGCCTGCAGCAACTGCGCGAAACCCTGCCGCTGCTGCCGCAGGATCCGTATCTGTTGCTCAACCACACCGGCTGGCAGAGCCAGAACGTGCAGGAGCATCCGCTGCCGGACACCGAACAGGTTGTCGATGAAATCTGCGCCGCTGCTGAAGGTCTGGACTTGGTGGGCTTCTATGCCGCTGGCCCGATCAGCCGTGGTTTCGCCAGTTCTTCAGGGGCGTTCGGTTGGCATCAGGCCAACAGCTTCAACTTCGATTTCAGCCTGTTCCACGACAACGGTGAAGCGGTTAAGGCCAGCTACGCCGGGCATGACTGGAGCAGCGAAGGTTTCGCCAAGCGCTTTGCTCAGGCACGTGAGCAACTGGAGTTTCTCGGCCGTCCGCTGCGCACCTTGGCGCCGGGGCAGTACCGCGCGTATCTGGCACCGGCAGCGCTGGAAGAAATCATGGGCATGTTGAGCTGGGGCGGTTTCTCGGCGCAGTCGATTGCCAGCAAAAGCAGCCCATTGCAGAAGTTGTATGTCGGCGATCAGGCATTCAGTCCGCTGGTGTCGCTGGATGAGAAAGTCAGCGAATCGTTGAGTCCGGCGTTTTCCGGCGAAGGTTATCCACGCAGTGATTTGCGTTTGATCGTCGAAGGCAAGGCTGGCGATCAACTGGTCGGCTCACGCAGTGCCGCTGAATACGGTCTGGCCGCCAACGGTGCCGGCGGCGGTGAAATGCCCAGTGCGTTGAACATGGCGGCGGGGGAGCTGTCGCAAGCAGAGATCCTCAAGCAGTTGGGTACCGGGCTGTACATCAGCAACCTGTGGTACCTGAACTACTCGGATCAACCGGCGGCGCGCATGACTGGCATGACCCGCTTCGCGACTTTCTGGGTCGAAAACGGCGAGATCCAGGCACCGGTCAGCACCATGCGTTTCGATGACAGCGCCTACAGCCTGCTCGGTTCGCAGCTCGAAGCGCTGACCGCCGAGCGCGAGTTGCTGCTGTCCGCGAGCACCTACAGCCAGCGCAATACTTCCTCGGCGTTGCTGCCGGGGGCGCTGGTCAGCCGTTTGACCCTGACCCTATAA
- a CDS encoding NAD(P)/FAD-dependent oxidoreductase produces the protein MRSTEVVIIGAGAAGLMCALTAAGRGRQVLLLDHANKAGKKILMSGGGRCNFTNMYTEPSNFLSQNPHFCKSALARYTQWDFIGMVGKHAVPYHEKKLGQLFCDNKSSDILEMLLNECDQAGVELHLDTSIQTIEKVESGYLLDTTLGQIQCQSLVIATGGLSIPTLGATGFGYQVAKQFGHELLPTRAGLVPFTITDQLKELCTELSGTSVDCLVSCNEQSFRENILFTHRGLSGPAILQISSFWESGDTVEINLLPDHDAASWLQQQVAERPNSELKTLLGEIFTKKMANLLADNWFVSKPMKQYTHAELAEIAEKLGSWKVVPAGTEGYRTAEVTLGGVDTREVSSKTMESLKSPGLYFIGEVLDVTGHLGGFNFQWAWASGYAAAQYA, from the coding sequence TTGCGCTCTACCGAAGTCGTGATCATTGGCGCTGGCGCCGCTGGGTTGATGTGTGCACTGACCGCCGCCGGGCGTGGGCGTCAGGTGTTGCTGCTCGACCACGCGAACAAGGCCGGCAAGAAAATCCTGATGTCGGGCGGTGGCCGCTGCAATTTCACCAATATGTACACCGAGCCGAGCAATTTCCTCTCGCAGAACCCACATTTCTGCAAATCCGCTCTGGCGCGCTACACACAGTGGGATTTCATCGGCATGGTCGGCAAACACGCGGTGCCGTACCACGAAAAAAAACTCGGCCAGCTGTTCTGCGATAACAAATCCAGCGACATTCTCGAAATGCTCCTCAACGAGTGCGATCAGGCCGGCGTCGAGCTGCATCTGGACACGTCGATTCAGACCATCGAGAAGGTCGAGAGCGGTTACCTGCTCGACACCACCCTCGGCCAGATTCAGTGCCAGTCGCTGGTAATCGCCACCGGCGGTCTGTCGATCCCGACGCTGGGCGCCACCGGTTTCGGTTATCAGGTCGCCAAGCAGTTCGGCCACGAATTGCTGCCGACCCGCGCCGGGCTGGTACCGTTTACCATCACCGATCAGCTCAAGGAACTCTGCACCGAGCTGTCCGGAACGTCGGTGGATTGTCTGGTCAGCTGCAACGAACAGAGCTTTCGCGAGAACATCCTGTTCACTCACCGTGGCCTCAGTGGCCCGGCGATTTTGCAGATTTCCTCGTTCTGGGAATCCGGCGACACGGTGGAGATCAACCTGCTGCCGGATCATGACGCGGCGAGCTGGCTGCAACAGCAAGTGGCCGAGCGTCCGAACAGTGAATTGAAAACTCTGCTGGGTGAGATTTTCACCAAGAAGATGGCCAATCTGCTGGCGGACAACTGGTTTGTGTCTAAGCCGATGAAGCAGTACACCCACGCCGAACTGGCGGAGATCGCCGAGAAGCTGGGCAGCTGGAAAGTCGTGCCGGCGGGGACTGAAGGTTATCGCACGGCCGAAGTGACCCTCGGCGGCGTCGACACCCGCGAAGTGTCGTCGAAAACCATGGAATCGCTGAAAAGCCCGGGCCTGTACTTTATCGGCGAAGTGCTCGACGTCACCGGCCACCTGGGCGGCTTCAACTTCCAGTGGGCCTGGGCCTCCGGTTACGCTGCCGCGCAGTACGCTTAA
- the mdtD gene encoding multidrug transporter subunit MdtD, producing MPNRPPLDAITARWLPWVVAIAFFMQSLDGTILNTALPAMARDLAEDPLRMQGVVISYMLTVALLIPASGWIADRFGTKKIFFGAILLFSFGSLLCALSSSLSMLIGARVIQGLGGALMLPVGRLVVLRAYPRSELVRIMGFITIPGLLGPLIGPTMGGWMVEYLTWHWIFLINLPVGVIGCYAVWKFIPDLRGTERTRFDSLGFLLFGAAMILITIAMEGLGELHLPHLRVMLLLFGGMACLAAYWLRAGHIENPLFAPSLFKTRTFAVGILGNLFARLGSGALPFLVPLLLQVALGYSPSQAGMSMLPLAAAAMIAKWVARPLIERLGYRIVLTGNTLALGIMLASMGLVSEQTPYWLLLCLLAILGAINSLQFTAMNTVTLIDLDDASASSGNSLLSVVAQLSLSLGVACAGALLGGFTAEIGNDGVETVLGAFQLTFVTVGIMAMLAATIFSQLSKQDGRRAKRPQEHIEH from the coding sequence ATGCCCAACCGCCCGCCTCTCGACGCCATCACCGCCCGCTGGTTGCCGTGGGTCGTCGCTATCGCTTTCTTCATGCAGTCCCTCGACGGGACCATCCTTAACACCGCGCTGCCGGCCATGGCTCGCGATCTGGCCGAAGATCCGTTGCGCATGCAAGGTGTAGTGATCTCCTACATGCTCACCGTGGCGTTGCTGATCCCGGCCTCTGGCTGGATCGCCGATCGCTTCGGCACCAAGAAGATCTTCTTCGGCGCGATCCTGCTGTTCAGCTTCGGCTCACTGCTCTGCGCCTTGTCGAGCAGCCTGAGCATGCTGATAGGCGCCCGTGTCATTCAGGGCCTGGGCGGCGCACTGATGCTGCCGGTCGGGCGTTTGGTCGTCCTGCGCGCCTATCCGCGATCCGAACTGGTGCGGATCATGGGCTTCATCACCATCCCCGGCCTGCTCGGCCCGCTGATCGGCCCGACCATGGGCGGCTGGATGGTCGAATACCTGACGTGGCACTGGATCTTCCTGATCAACCTGCCGGTCGGCGTGATCGGTTGCTACGCGGTGTGGAAGTTCATTCCCGACCTGCGCGGCACCGAGCGCACCCGCTTCGATAGTCTCGGCTTCCTGCTGTTCGGCGCGGCGATGATTCTGATCACCATCGCCATGGAAGGCCTCGGCGAGTTGCACCTGCCGCACCTGCGGGTGATGTTGCTGCTGTTCGGCGGCATGGCCTGTCTGGCCGCGTACTGGTTGCGCGCCGGGCACATCGAAAACCCGCTGTTCGCACCGTCGCTGTTCAAGACCCGGACGTTTGCCGTCGGCATTCTCGGCAACCTCTTCGCGCGTTTGGGCAGCGGTGCTCTGCCGTTTCTGGTGCCGTTGCTGTTGCAAGTGGCGCTCGGTTATTCACCGTCGCAGGCGGGGATGAGCATGCTGCCGCTGGCCGCGGCGGCGATGATCGCCAAGTGGGTCGCACGGCCGCTGATCGAACGGCTCGGTTATCGCATCGTCCTCACCGGCAACACCTTGGCACTGGGGATCATGCTGGCGAGCATGGGCCTGGTCAGCGAGCAGACGCCGTACTGGCTGCTGTTGTGTCTGCTGGCGATTCTCGGCGCGATCAACTCGCTGCAATTCACCGCGATGAACACCGTGACCCTGATCGACCTCGACGATGCGAGCGCCAGTAGCGGCAACAGCTTGCTCTCGGTGGTGGCGCAATTATCGTTGAGCCTGGGGGTGGCGTGCGCCGGTGCGTTGCTCGGCGGGTTTACCGCAGAGATCGGTAACGATGGCGTGGAGACCGTGCTCGGTGCGTTCCAGCTGACCTTCGTCACCGTCGGCATCATGGCGATGCTCGCTGCGACGATCTTCTCGCAACTGTCGAAACAAGACGGTCGGCGTGCCAAACGCCCGCAAGAACACATCGAACATTAA